A genomic segment from Canis lupus baileyi chromosome 13, mCanLup2.hap1, whole genome shotgun sequence encodes:
- the SH3D21 gene encoding SH3 domain-containing protein 21 isoform X6: MDVLVLAGYRAQEEGELSVAPGDVVRQEIPESLRGAGGAPSPRCARRRGRPAKPRGPQRWCKVSFSYSPEQADELQLQAGEIVEVIKEIEDGWWLGKKNGQLGAFPSNFVELLDSGPPSLGSPDMPAVSPGPQRPPKLSSLTYDSPPDYLRTVSRPEIYRVLFDYQPEAPDELALRRGDEVKVLRKTTEDKGWWEGESHGRRGVFPDNFVLPPPPIKKLTPRKVASRASAPQWCRTIGPSEGTSASVKDPVVPSARTGPATVGRMDATLPSPLPAKEPKKMMAKSALPTVRKLVTAPSGPSKAKPSWTPGGDSQKRPSRDLGSGSSFLSGGPGHPGRKGSKTHAPRQRSAASQEEEQNSLAKASPVNKTSTPDKTPSPEKTLSPDKASTPEEALTPEKAPISEGSLTLEFKVPAPENPTPEEGLTLGKAPSPDSVISGEEAPVPELPPEDEVPGPKTVPPGDEAPTLGKVLTPEQVLSQEASTRDITQFHCFSLEQALLPFKSLVANEAQSQGVHTPEEPHLHQRGSSPFQSESECKSGSVPALAKATTPLEKAPGEHEGTQEEAVLPKEEVSPKEAAPAQKNPQAVKATPDPQEAPALLSLSPQNLTDSKSDRGDITRLQDELESLRRSLERMGVQLERKLADLWEELKSEKEKRLSLEVRMQRGTQESRTRGSIHAQTQTH, encoded by the exons ATGG ACGTGCTGGTGCTGGCCGGATACCGCGCGCAGGAGGAGGGCGAGCTGAGCGTGGCGCCCGGGGACGTGGTGCGGCAG GAGATCCCGGAGTCTCTGCGCGGCGCGGGAGGGGCGCCGAGCCCGCGCTGTGCGCGCCGCCGAG GTCGCCCCGCCAAGCCTCGGGGCCCCCAACGATGGTGCAAGGTGAGCTTCAGCTACAGCCCGGAGCAGGCGGACGAGCTGCAGCTGCAAGCTGGGGAGATTGTGGAAGTGATAAAGGAG attGAGGACGGCTGGTGGCTGGGGAAGAAGAACGGGCAGCTGGGAGCCTTCCCATCCAACTTTGTGGAGTTGCTGGACAGTGGGCCCCCAA GCCTCGGGAGCCCGGACATGCCTGCAGTCAGCCCTGGACCCCAGCGGCCGCCCAAG CTGAGCAGTCTGACCTATGACAGCCCTCCAGACTACCTGCGGACAG TCTCCCGCCCTGAGATCTACAGAGTCCTGTTTGACTACCAGCCTGAGGCCCCGGATGAGTTGGCGCTGCGGAGGGGGGACGAGGTGAAAGTCCTGAGGAAG ACCACAGAGGACAAGGGCTGGTGGGAAGGAGAGTCTCATGGCCGAAGAGGCGTCTTCCCAGACAACTTtgtgctccccccgccccca ATCAAGAAGCTGACCCCACGGAAAGTGGCGTCTCGGGCATCAG CTCCCCAGTGGTGCAGGACGATAGGTCCCTCAGAGGGCACCTCTGCGAGCGTTAAGGACCCGGTAG TCCCCTCTGCAAGGACAGGGCCAGCAACTGTTGGACGGATGGATGCCacactcccttctcccctcccagcTAAGGAACCAAAAAAGATGATGGCCAAATCAGCCCTCCCTACAGTCAGGAAGCTGGTGACAGCCCCCAGTGGACCCAGTAAAGCCAA GCCCTCTTGGACACCCGGCGGAGACAGTCAGAAGCGCCCCTCTCGAGACCTGG GCTCTGGGAGCAGCTTCCTCAGCGGGGGTCCGGGCCACCCTGGTAGAAAAGGATCGAAAACCCACGCTCCTCGGCAGCGCTCTGCAGCTAGTCAG gaggaagagcagaacAGCCTAGCAAAGGCCTCTCCTGTGAATAAAACCTCCACTCCAGACAAGACCCCCAGCCCAGAGAAGACTCTATCTCCGGATAAGGCCTCCACTCCAGAGGAAGCCCTGACTCCGGAGAAGGCCCCCATCTCAGAGGGATCCCTGACTCTAGAGTTCAAGGTCCCAGCCCCAGAGAACCCCACCCCAGAAGAGGGCCTGACCCTGGGCAAGGCCCCCAGCCCAGACAGCGTCATTTCTGGGGAGGAGGCCCCTGTCCCTGAACTCCCACCGGAGGATGAAGTCCCTGGCCCAAAGACGGTCCCTCCTGGGGATGAGGCACCCACCCTAGGGAAGGTCTTGACCCCTGAGCAGGTGCTCTCTCAAGAGGCCTCCACCAGGGACATCACTCAGTTCCACTGCTTCTCTCTGGAGCAAGCCCTGCTGCCGTTCAAGTCTCTTGTGGCCAATGAAGCTCAGTCCCAAGGGGTCCACACGCCAGAGGAGCCCCATCTCCATCAGAGGGGCAGCTCCCCATTCCAGTCTGAGTCTGAGTGCAAGTCAGGGTCCGTGCCTGCCCTTGCGAAGGCGACAACCCCCCTGGAGAAGGCACCTGGGGAGCATGAGGGGACCCAGGAAGAGGCAGTACTCCCCAAAGAGGAGGTGTCCCCCAAAGAGGCAGCCCCTGCTCAAAAGAATCCTCAAGCTGTCAAGGCGACTCCAGACCCCCAAGAGGCTCCCGCCCTACTTTCCCTGTCTCCGCAAAATCTCACGGACAGCAAAAGTGACAGAGGCGACATAACGAGGCTCCAGGACGAGTTGGAGTCTTTGAGGAGGTCGCTGGAGCGGATGGGGGTGCAGCTGGA GAGGAAGCTCGCCGACCTCTGGGAGGAGCTGAAGAGCGAGAAGGAGAAGCGCCTGTcgctggag GTGCGGATGCAGCGGGGGACTCAGGAGTCCCGGACGCGGGGCTCCATCCACGCGCAGACGCAGACGCACTGA
- the SH3D21 gene encoding SH3 domain-containing protein 21 isoform X9, whose amino-acid sequence MDVLVLAGYRAQEEGELSVAPGDVVRQVCEGPARGWLRGQLGGRWGLFPERSVQEIPESLRGAGGAPSPRCARRRGRPAKPRGPQRWCKVSFSYSPEQADELQLQAGEIVEVIKEIEDGWWLGKKNGQLGAFPSNFVELLDSGPPSLGSPDMPAVSPGPQRPPKLSSLTYDSPPDYLRTVSRPEIYRVLFDYQPEAPDELALRRGDEVKVLRKTTEDKGWWEGESHGRRGVFPDNFVLPPPPIKKLTPRKVASRASAKEPKKMMAKSALPTVRKLVTAPSGPSKAKPSWTPGGDSQKRPSRDLGSGSSFLSGGPGHPGRKGSKTHAPRQRSAASQEEEQNSLAKASPVNKTSTPDKTPSPEKTLSPDKASTPEEALTPEKAPISEGSLTLEFKVPAPENPTPEEGLTLGKAPSPDSVISGEEAPVPELPPEDEVPGPKTVPPGDEAPTLGKVLTPEQVLSQEASTRDITQFHCFSLEQALLPFKSLVANEAQSQGVHTPEEPHLHQRGSSPFQSESECKSGSVPALAKATTPLEKAPGEHEGTQEEAVLPKEEVSPKEAAPAQKNPQAVKATPDPQEAPALLSLSPQNLTDSKSDRGDITRLQDELESLRRSLERMGVQLERKLADLWEELKSEKEKRLSLEVRMQRGTQESRTRGSIHAQTQTH is encoded by the exons ATGG ACGTGCTGGTGCTGGCCGGATACCGCGCGCAGGAGGAGGGCGAGCTGAGCGTGGCGCCCGGGGACGTGGTGCGGCAGGTGTGCGAGGGGCCCGCGCGGGGCTGGCTGCGCGGACAGCTGGGGGGTCGCTGGGGTCTCTTCCCCGAGCGCTCGGTGCAG GAGATCCCGGAGTCTCTGCGCGGCGCGGGAGGGGCGCCGAGCCCGCGCTGTGCGCGCCGCCGAG GTCGCCCCGCCAAGCCTCGGGGCCCCCAACGATGGTGCAAGGTGAGCTTCAGCTACAGCCCGGAGCAGGCGGACGAGCTGCAGCTGCAAGCTGGGGAGATTGTGGAAGTGATAAAGGAG attGAGGACGGCTGGTGGCTGGGGAAGAAGAACGGGCAGCTGGGAGCCTTCCCATCCAACTTTGTGGAGTTGCTGGACAGTGGGCCCCCAA GCCTCGGGAGCCCGGACATGCCTGCAGTCAGCCCTGGACCCCAGCGGCCGCCCAAG CTGAGCAGTCTGACCTATGACAGCCCTCCAGACTACCTGCGGACAG TCTCCCGCCCTGAGATCTACAGAGTCCTGTTTGACTACCAGCCTGAGGCCCCGGATGAGTTGGCGCTGCGGAGGGGGGACGAGGTGAAAGTCCTGAGGAAG ACCACAGAGGACAAGGGCTGGTGGGAAGGAGAGTCTCATGGCCGAAGAGGCGTCTTCCCAGACAACTTtgtgctccccccgccccca ATCAAGAAGCTGACCCCACGGAAAGTGGCGTCTCGGGCATCAG cTAAGGAACCAAAAAAGATGATGGCCAAATCAGCCCTCCCTACAGTCAGGAAGCTGGTGACAGCCCCCAGTGGACCCAGTAAAGCCAA GCCCTCTTGGACACCCGGCGGAGACAGTCAGAAGCGCCCCTCTCGAGACCTGG GCTCTGGGAGCAGCTTCCTCAGCGGGGGTCCGGGCCACCCTGGTAGAAAAGGATCGAAAACCCACGCTCCTCGGCAGCGCTCTGCAGCTAGTCAG gaggaagagcagaacAGCCTAGCAAAGGCCTCTCCTGTGAATAAAACCTCCACTCCAGACAAGACCCCCAGCCCAGAGAAGACTCTATCTCCGGATAAGGCCTCCACTCCAGAGGAAGCCCTGACTCCGGAGAAGGCCCCCATCTCAGAGGGATCCCTGACTCTAGAGTTCAAGGTCCCAGCCCCAGAGAACCCCACCCCAGAAGAGGGCCTGACCCTGGGCAAGGCCCCCAGCCCAGACAGCGTCATTTCTGGGGAGGAGGCCCCTGTCCCTGAACTCCCACCGGAGGATGAAGTCCCTGGCCCAAAGACGGTCCCTCCTGGGGATGAGGCACCCACCCTAGGGAAGGTCTTGACCCCTGAGCAGGTGCTCTCTCAAGAGGCCTCCACCAGGGACATCACTCAGTTCCACTGCTTCTCTCTGGAGCAAGCCCTGCTGCCGTTCAAGTCTCTTGTGGCCAATGAAGCTCAGTCCCAAGGGGTCCACACGCCAGAGGAGCCCCATCTCCATCAGAGGGGCAGCTCCCCATTCCAGTCTGAGTCTGAGTGCAAGTCAGGGTCCGTGCCTGCCCTTGCGAAGGCGACAACCCCCCTGGAGAAGGCACCTGGGGAGCATGAGGGGACCCAGGAAGAGGCAGTACTCCCCAAAGAGGAGGTGTCCCCCAAAGAGGCAGCCCCTGCTCAAAAGAATCCTCAAGCTGTCAAGGCGACTCCAGACCCCCAAGAGGCTCCCGCCCTACTTTCCCTGTCTCCGCAAAATCTCACGGACAGCAAAAGTGACAGAGGCGACATAACGAGGCTCCAGGACGAGTTGGAGTCTTTGAGGAGGTCGCTGGAGCGGATGGGGGTGCAGCTGGA GAGGAAGCTCGCCGACCTCTGGGAGGAGCTGAAGAGCGAGAAGGAGAAGCGCCTGTcgctggag GTGCGGATGCAGCGGGGGACTCAGGAGTCCCGGACGCGGGGCTCCATCCACGCGCAGACGCAGACGCACTGA
- the SH3D21 gene encoding SH3 domain-containing protein 21 isoform X10: MCLSHFFPCSSKLASQETDQERLCQRRAGAGRIPRAGGGRAERGARGRGAAGVRGARAGLAARTAGGSLGSLPRALGAGDPGVSARRGRGAEPALCAPPRSPRQASGPPTMVQGELQLQPGAGGRAAAASWGDCGSDKGGLGSPDMPAVSPGPQRPPKLSSLTYDSPPDYLRTVSRPEIYRVLFDYQPEAPDELALRRGDEVKVLRKTTEDKGWWEGESHGRRGVFPDNFVLPPPPIKKLTPRKVASRASAKEPKKMMAKSALPTVRKLVTAPSGPSKAKPSWTPGGDSQKRPSRDLGSGSSFLSGGPGHPGRKGSKTHAPRQRSAASQEEEQNSLAKASPVNKTSTPDKTPSPEKTLSPDKASTPEEALTPEKAPISEGSLTLEFKVPAPENPTPEEGLTLGKAPSPDSVISGEEAPVPELPPEDEVPGPKTVPPGDEAPTLGKVLTPEQVLSQEASTRDITQFHCFSLEQALLPFKSLVANEAQSQGVHTPEEPHLHQRGSSPFQSESECKSGSVPALAKATTPLEKAPGEHEGTQEEAVLPKEEVSPKEAAPAQKNPQAVKATPDPQEAPALLSLSPQNLTDSKSDRGDITRLQDELESLRRSLERMGVQLERKLADLWEELKSEKEKRLSLEVRMQRGTQESRTRGSIHAQTQTH, from the exons ATGTGCCTCTCCCACTTCTTCCCCTGCAGCTCGAAGCTTGCCAGTCAGGAGACAGACCAAGAAAGACTGTGCCAAAG ACGTGCTGGTGCTGGCCGGATACCGCGCGCAGGAGGAGGGCGAGCTGAGCGTGGCGCCCGGGGACGTGGTGCGGCAGGTGTGCGAGGGGCCCGCGCGGGGCTGGCTGCGCGGACAGCTGGGGGGTCGCTGGGGTCTCTTCCCCGAGCGCTCGGTGCAG GAGATCCCGGAGTCTCTGCGCGGCGCGGGAGGGGCGCCGAGCCCGCGCTGTGCGCGCCGCCGAG GTCGCCCCGCCAAGCCTCGGGGCCCCCAACGATGGTGCAAGGTGAGCTTCAGCTACAGCCCGGAGCAGGCGGACGAGCTGCAGCTGCAAGCTGGGGAGATTGTGGAAGTGATAAAGGAG GCCTCGGGAGCCCGGACATGCCTGCAGTCAGCCCTGGACCCCAGCGGCCGCCCAAG CTGAGCAGTCTGACCTATGACAGCCCTCCAGACTACCTGCGGACAG TCTCCCGCCCTGAGATCTACAGAGTCCTGTTTGACTACCAGCCTGAGGCCCCGGATGAGTTGGCGCTGCGGAGGGGGGACGAGGTGAAAGTCCTGAGGAAG ACCACAGAGGACAAGGGCTGGTGGGAAGGAGAGTCTCATGGCCGAAGAGGCGTCTTCCCAGACAACTTtgtgctccccccgccccca ATCAAGAAGCTGACCCCACGGAAAGTGGCGTCTCGGGCATCAG cTAAGGAACCAAAAAAGATGATGGCCAAATCAGCCCTCCCTACAGTCAGGAAGCTGGTGACAGCCCCCAGTGGACCCAGTAAAGCCAA GCCCTCTTGGACACCCGGCGGAGACAGTCAGAAGCGCCCCTCTCGAGACCTGG GCTCTGGGAGCAGCTTCCTCAGCGGGGGTCCGGGCCACCCTGGTAGAAAAGGATCGAAAACCCACGCTCCTCGGCAGCGCTCTGCAGCTAGTCAG gaggaagagcagaacAGCCTAGCAAAGGCCTCTCCTGTGAATAAAACCTCCACTCCAGACAAGACCCCCAGCCCAGAGAAGACTCTATCTCCGGATAAGGCCTCCACTCCAGAGGAAGCCCTGACTCCGGAGAAGGCCCCCATCTCAGAGGGATCCCTGACTCTAGAGTTCAAGGTCCCAGCCCCAGAGAACCCCACCCCAGAAGAGGGCCTGACCCTGGGCAAGGCCCCCAGCCCAGACAGCGTCATTTCTGGGGAGGAGGCCCCTGTCCCTGAACTCCCACCGGAGGATGAAGTCCCTGGCCCAAAGACGGTCCCTCCTGGGGATGAGGCACCCACCCTAGGGAAGGTCTTGACCCCTGAGCAGGTGCTCTCTCAAGAGGCCTCCACCAGGGACATCACTCAGTTCCACTGCTTCTCTCTGGAGCAAGCCCTGCTGCCGTTCAAGTCTCTTGTGGCCAATGAAGCTCAGTCCCAAGGGGTCCACACGCCAGAGGAGCCCCATCTCCATCAGAGGGGCAGCTCCCCATTCCAGTCTGAGTCTGAGTGCAAGTCAGGGTCCGTGCCTGCCCTTGCGAAGGCGACAACCCCCCTGGAGAAGGCACCTGGGGAGCATGAGGGGACCCAGGAAGAGGCAGTACTCCCCAAAGAGGAGGTGTCCCCCAAAGAGGCAGCCCCTGCTCAAAAGAATCCTCAAGCTGTCAAGGCGACTCCAGACCCCCAAGAGGCTCCCGCCCTACTTTCCCTGTCTCCGCAAAATCTCACGGACAGCAAAAGTGACAGAGGCGACATAACGAGGCTCCAGGACGAGTTGGAGTCTTTGAGGAGGTCGCTGGAGCGGATGGGGGTGCAGCTGGA GAGGAAGCTCGCCGACCTCTGGGAGGAGCTGAAGAGCGAGAAGGAGAAGCGCCTGTcgctggag GTGCGGATGCAGCGGGGGACTCAGGAGTCCCGGACGCGGGGCTCCATCCACGCGCAGACGCAGACGCACTGA
- the SH3D21 gene encoding SH3 domain-containing protein 21 isoform X7 has translation MCLSHFFPCSSKLASQETDQERLCQRRAGAGRIPRAGGGRAERGARGRGAAGDPGVSARRGRGAEPALCAPPRSPRQASGPPTMVQGELQLQPGAGGRAAAASWGDCGSDKGGLGSPDMPAVSPGPQRPPKLSSLTYDSPPDYLRTVSRPEIYRVLFDYQPEAPDELALRRGDEVKVLRKTTEDKGWWEGESHGRRGVFPDNFVLPPPPIKKLTPRKVASRASAPQWCRTIGPSEGTSASVKDPVVPSARTGPATVGRMDATLPSPLPAKEPKKMMAKSALPTVRKLVTAPSGPSKAKPSWTPGGDSQKRPSRDLGSGSSFLSGGPGHPGRKGSKTHAPRQRSAASQEEEQNSLAKASPVNKTSTPDKTPSPEKTLSPDKASTPEEALTPEKAPISEGSLTLEFKVPAPENPTPEEGLTLGKAPSPDSVISGEEAPVPELPPEDEVPGPKTVPPGDEAPTLGKVLTPEQVLSQEASTRDITQFHCFSLEQALLPFKSLVANEAQSQGVHTPEEPHLHQRGSSPFQSESECKSGSVPALAKATTPLEKAPGEHEGTQEEAVLPKEEVSPKEAAPAQKNPQAVKATPDPQEAPALLSLSPQNLTDSKSDRGDITRLQDELESLRRSLERMGVQLERKLADLWEELKSEKEKRLSLEVRMQRGTQESRTRGSIHAQTQTH, from the exons ATGTGCCTCTCCCACTTCTTCCCCTGCAGCTCGAAGCTTGCCAGTCAGGAGACAGACCAAGAAAGACTGTGCCAAAG ACGTGCTGGTGCTGGCCGGATACCGCGCGCAGGAGGAGGGCGAGCTGAGCGTGGCGCCCGGGGACGTGGTGCGGCAG GAGATCCCGGAGTCTCTGCGCGGCGCGGGAGGGGCGCCGAGCCCGCGCTGTGCGCGCCGCCGAG GTCGCCCCGCCAAGCCTCGGGGCCCCCAACGATGGTGCAAGGTGAGCTTCAGCTACAGCCCGGAGCAGGCGGACGAGCTGCAGCTGCAAGCTGGGGAGATTGTGGAAGTGATAAAGGAG GCCTCGGGAGCCCGGACATGCCTGCAGTCAGCCCTGGACCCCAGCGGCCGCCCAAG CTGAGCAGTCTGACCTATGACAGCCCTCCAGACTACCTGCGGACAG TCTCCCGCCCTGAGATCTACAGAGTCCTGTTTGACTACCAGCCTGAGGCCCCGGATGAGTTGGCGCTGCGGAGGGGGGACGAGGTGAAAGTCCTGAGGAAG ACCACAGAGGACAAGGGCTGGTGGGAAGGAGAGTCTCATGGCCGAAGAGGCGTCTTCCCAGACAACTTtgtgctccccccgccccca ATCAAGAAGCTGACCCCACGGAAAGTGGCGTCTCGGGCATCAG CTCCCCAGTGGTGCAGGACGATAGGTCCCTCAGAGGGCACCTCTGCGAGCGTTAAGGACCCGGTAG TCCCCTCTGCAAGGACAGGGCCAGCAACTGTTGGACGGATGGATGCCacactcccttctcccctcccagcTAAGGAACCAAAAAAGATGATGGCCAAATCAGCCCTCCCTACAGTCAGGAAGCTGGTGACAGCCCCCAGTGGACCCAGTAAAGCCAA GCCCTCTTGGACACCCGGCGGAGACAGTCAGAAGCGCCCCTCTCGAGACCTGG GCTCTGGGAGCAGCTTCCTCAGCGGGGGTCCGGGCCACCCTGGTAGAAAAGGATCGAAAACCCACGCTCCTCGGCAGCGCTCTGCAGCTAGTCAG gaggaagagcagaacAGCCTAGCAAAGGCCTCTCCTGTGAATAAAACCTCCACTCCAGACAAGACCCCCAGCCCAGAGAAGACTCTATCTCCGGATAAGGCCTCCACTCCAGAGGAAGCCCTGACTCCGGAGAAGGCCCCCATCTCAGAGGGATCCCTGACTCTAGAGTTCAAGGTCCCAGCCCCAGAGAACCCCACCCCAGAAGAGGGCCTGACCCTGGGCAAGGCCCCCAGCCCAGACAGCGTCATTTCTGGGGAGGAGGCCCCTGTCCCTGAACTCCCACCGGAGGATGAAGTCCCTGGCCCAAAGACGGTCCCTCCTGGGGATGAGGCACCCACCCTAGGGAAGGTCTTGACCCCTGAGCAGGTGCTCTCTCAAGAGGCCTCCACCAGGGACATCACTCAGTTCCACTGCTTCTCTCTGGAGCAAGCCCTGCTGCCGTTCAAGTCTCTTGTGGCCAATGAAGCTCAGTCCCAAGGGGTCCACACGCCAGAGGAGCCCCATCTCCATCAGAGGGGCAGCTCCCCATTCCAGTCTGAGTCTGAGTGCAAGTCAGGGTCCGTGCCTGCCCTTGCGAAGGCGACAACCCCCCTGGAGAAGGCACCTGGGGAGCATGAGGGGACCCAGGAAGAGGCAGTACTCCCCAAAGAGGAGGTGTCCCCCAAAGAGGCAGCCCCTGCTCAAAAGAATCCTCAAGCTGTCAAGGCGACTCCAGACCCCCAAGAGGCTCCCGCCCTACTTTCCCTGTCTCCGCAAAATCTCACGGACAGCAAAAGTGACAGAGGCGACATAACGAGGCTCCAGGACGAGTTGGAGTCTTTGAGGAGGTCGCTGGAGCGGATGGGGGTGCAGCTGGA GAGGAAGCTCGCCGACCTCTGGGAGGAGCTGAAGAGCGAGAAGGAGAAGCGCCTGTcgctggag GTGCGGATGCAGCGGGGGACTCAGGAGTCCCGGACGCGGGGCTCCATCCACGCGCAGACGCAGACGCACTGA
- the SH3D21 gene encoding SH3 domain-containing protein 21 isoform X1 gives MCLSHFFPCSSKLASQETDQERLCQRRAGAGRIPRAGGGRAERGARGRGAAGVRGARAGLAARTAGGSLGSLPRALGAGRPAKPRGPQRWCKVSFSYSPEQADELQLQAGEIVEVIKEIEDGWWLGKKNGQLGAFPSNFVELLDSGPPSLGSPDMPAVSPGPQRPPKLSSLTYDSPPDYLRTVSRPEIYRVLFDYQPEAPDELALRRGDEVKVLRKTTEDKGWWEGESHGRRGVFPDNFVLPPPPIKKLTPRKVASRASAPQWCRTIGPSEGTSASVKDPVVPSARTGPATVGRMDATLPSPLPAKEPKKMMAKSALPTVRKLVTAPSGPSKAKPSWTPGGDSQKRPSRDLGSGSSFLSGGPGHPGRKGSKTHAPRQRSAASQEEEQNSLAKASPVNKTSTPDKTPSPEKTLSPDKASTPEEALTPEKAPISEGSLTLEFKVPAPENPTPEEGLTLGKAPSPDSVISGEEAPVPELPPEDEVPGPKTVPPGDEAPTLGKVLTPEQVLSQEASTRDITQFHCFSLEQALLPFKSLVANEAQSQGVHTPEEPHLHQRGSSPFQSESECKSGSVPALAKATTPLEKAPGEHEGTQEEAVLPKEEVSPKEAAPAQKNPQAVKATPDPQEAPALLSLSPQNLTDSKSDRGDITRLQDELESLRRSLERMGVQLERKLADLWEELKSEKEKRLSLEVRMQRGTQESRTRGSIHAQTQTH, from the exons ATGTGCCTCTCCCACTTCTTCCCCTGCAGCTCGAAGCTTGCCAGTCAGGAGACAGACCAAGAAAGACTGTGCCAAAG ACGTGCTGGTGCTGGCCGGATACCGCGCGCAGGAGGAGGGCGAGCTGAGCGTGGCGCCCGGGGACGTGGTGCGGCAGGTGTGCGAGGGGCCCGCGCGGGGCTGGCTGCGCGGACAGCTGGGGGGTCGCTGGGGTCTCTTCCCCGAGCGCTCGGTGCAG GTCGCCCCGCCAAGCCTCGGGGCCCCCAACGATGGTGCAAGGTGAGCTTCAGCTACAGCCCGGAGCAGGCGGACGAGCTGCAGCTGCAAGCTGGGGAGATTGTGGAAGTGATAAAGGAG attGAGGACGGCTGGTGGCTGGGGAAGAAGAACGGGCAGCTGGGAGCCTTCCCATCCAACTTTGTGGAGTTGCTGGACAGTGGGCCCCCAA GCCTCGGGAGCCCGGACATGCCTGCAGTCAGCCCTGGACCCCAGCGGCCGCCCAAG CTGAGCAGTCTGACCTATGACAGCCCTCCAGACTACCTGCGGACAG TCTCCCGCCCTGAGATCTACAGAGTCCTGTTTGACTACCAGCCTGAGGCCCCGGATGAGTTGGCGCTGCGGAGGGGGGACGAGGTGAAAGTCCTGAGGAAG ACCACAGAGGACAAGGGCTGGTGGGAAGGAGAGTCTCATGGCCGAAGAGGCGTCTTCCCAGACAACTTtgtgctccccccgccccca ATCAAGAAGCTGACCCCACGGAAAGTGGCGTCTCGGGCATCAG CTCCCCAGTGGTGCAGGACGATAGGTCCCTCAGAGGGCACCTCTGCGAGCGTTAAGGACCCGGTAG TCCCCTCTGCAAGGACAGGGCCAGCAACTGTTGGACGGATGGATGCCacactcccttctcccctcccagcTAAGGAACCAAAAAAGATGATGGCCAAATCAGCCCTCCCTACAGTCAGGAAGCTGGTGACAGCCCCCAGTGGACCCAGTAAAGCCAA GCCCTCTTGGACACCCGGCGGAGACAGTCAGAAGCGCCCCTCTCGAGACCTGG GCTCTGGGAGCAGCTTCCTCAGCGGGGGTCCGGGCCACCCTGGTAGAAAAGGATCGAAAACCCACGCTCCTCGGCAGCGCTCTGCAGCTAGTCAG gaggaagagcagaacAGCCTAGCAAAGGCCTCTCCTGTGAATAAAACCTCCACTCCAGACAAGACCCCCAGCCCAGAGAAGACTCTATCTCCGGATAAGGCCTCCACTCCAGAGGAAGCCCTGACTCCGGAGAAGGCCCCCATCTCAGAGGGATCCCTGACTCTAGAGTTCAAGGTCCCAGCCCCAGAGAACCCCACCCCAGAAGAGGGCCTGACCCTGGGCAAGGCCCCCAGCCCAGACAGCGTCATTTCTGGGGAGGAGGCCCCTGTCCCTGAACTCCCACCGGAGGATGAAGTCCCTGGCCCAAAGACGGTCCCTCCTGGGGATGAGGCACCCACCCTAGGGAAGGTCTTGACCCCTGAGCAGGTGCTCTCTCAAGAGGCCTCCACCAGGGACATCACTCAGTTCCACTGCTTCTCTCTGGAGCAAGCCCTGCTGCCGTTCAAGTCTCTTGTGGCCAATGAAGCTCAGTCCCAAGGGGTCCACACGCCAGAGGAGCCCCATCTCCATCAGAGGGGCAGCTCCCCATTCCAGTCTGAGTCTGAGTGCAAGTCAGGGTCCGTGCCTGCCCTTGCGAAGGCGACAACCCCCCTGGAGAAGGCACCTGGGGAGCATGAGGGGACCCAGGAAGAGGCAGTACTCCCCAAAGAGGAGGTGTCCCCCAAAGAGGCAGCCCCTGCTCAAAAGAATCCTCAAGCTGTCAAGGCGACTCCAGACCCCCAAGAGGCTCCCGCCCTACTTTCCCTGTCTCCGCAAAATCTCACGGACAGCAAAAGTGACAGAGGCGACATAACGAGGCTCCAGGACGAGTTGGAGTCTTTGAGGAGGTCGCTGGAGCGGATGGGGGTGCAGCTGGA GAGGAAGCTCGCCGACCTCTGGGAGGAGCTGAAGAGCGAGAAGGAGAAGCGCCTGTcgctggag GTGCGGATGCAGCGGGGGACTCAGGAGTCCCGGACGCGGGGCTCCATCCACGCGCAGACGCAGACGCACTGA